DNA sequence from the Eisenibacter elegans DSM 3317 genome:
ATCAGAAACTTACTGCCCGCACCATTAGAGGGTAGCTATGACCCTGAGTCGCAAATATGGAATCAGCCCGAGCGGCGCTTTGTCAAAGGGCAGAAATACCTCTTACAAGCACCTTCGGGCAGGGGCAAATCGTCCTTTATACATACGCTATATGGTATCCGGCAAGATTATGAAGGGCAGGTGTTCTTGGCTGAGCAAAATATCCAGCGGCTCTCCTCAAAACAGTGGGCCGACTATCGACAGCGTCACCTTAGCATTGTTTTTCAAGATTTACGGCTTTTTCTGGAGTTGAATGCTTTTGATAATATCCGCGTCAAATCACAACTGACCCAATACCGCTCCGATACACAAATCAAACAGATGGCCGAACAACTCGGCATAGCTCCCCT
Encoded proteins:
- a CDS encoding ATP-binding cassette domain-containing protein, with product MDIIIRNLLPAPLEGSYDPESQIWNQPERRFVKGQKYLLQAPSGRGKSSFIHTLYGIRQDYEGQVFLAEQNIQRLSSKQWADYRQRHLSIVFQDLRLFLELNAFDNIRVKSQLTQYRSDTQIKQMAEQLGIAPLLNKQVKLLSYGERQRVAIIRALCQPFEWLLMDEPFSHLDEDNITKAITLIDQVCNEQQAGFISTSLGATYQLPLDHQIRL